The following coding sequences are from one Candidatus Nitrohelix vancouverensis window:
- a CDS encoding efflux RND transporter permease subunit: MKLIEGSLKYGVTVAVGVILTLMFGILSLLRIPVQLVPDVSQPELTVATTWPGASPEEVERDIVDEQEKHLKSIVGLVEMKSLSQTGSGEIYLTFRTGSDLQEMLVRTSNALQQVSTYPEDVDEPIIKTVNVSDRPIAWFVLQPLPGMEDKVNVYQYYDFTVDKIKSKFERIPGVSESEVRGGSPLEVQVTFSPAALAERGLGIFDLREALRNQNRNISGGDFDEGKRRYIIRTRGEFFNLDEIRNVILKQEGGRTVYVRDVAEVSLSYDELRDYVRHNGLPGIAVNARRETGSNILVVMNELKRVKNELNQNVLEPMGLHLVQTADKTEYITRSIRMVQINLVVGGFFATLILLLFLRSFYGTLVVALAIPISVIGSFLVITLMGRTINVIMLAGMAFAVGMVVDASIIVLENIHRHRQMGKSSGRAALDGAGEVWGAIFATTLTTLVVFIPILFIQDEVGQLFRDIAVAVSAAVTLSMIVSILVIPSLSQKLLQFETKHEGDSQSAFSRRLHNLFGLVPLALKLTEKFIQSLDWLFRYRSLQWALVLVLITFPIAASWKMMPKTEYLPEGDQNVIIGMMIPPQGYNINEAHHLGDQLEKIYRPYWEAAPGSPEEAKLKGPAVRNFLYIGSRGRVFTVVKAKDPERSKELIPVLKEELSKIPGVIAVTRQLSLLSSAFRGSRGIDINIMGPDLKKLTSITQDMFYKLKKLMPGAQIRPIPGMELGQPQLQVVPRLLQSAEMDMKVSEIGYSVAALMDGVFADEVFLDADSVQVPYLPREGIDLILQSRDKDVQATQDLEKMTVYTRQGKAVPLGSIAQVLDTVSSEQIQHFERERSITLEVSPPNEMPLEAAIDIVRQQIVLPLEQSGTFTGGYSILLTGNADKLESTREAMSGNFILAIIITYLLLAVLFQHWGFPLIIMLSVPLAAVGGIFGLWTLNRFVFQPLDILTMLGFIILIGVVVNNAILIIYQTLQNQRIGNMEPRSAILDSVKTRIRPIFMSAFTSIFGLLPLVVIPGAGSEIYRGIGVVILSGLFVSTLFTLILIPCLMNLSSRRTAETP; this comes from the coding sequence ATGAAACTGATCGAAGGTTCTCTCAAATACGGCGTCACCGTCGCGGTCGGGGTGATCCTGACCCTGATGTTCGGAATCCTGTCCCTGCTCAGAATTCCAGTTCAGCTGGTGCCCGACGTCAGCCAGCCTGAATTGACCGTGGCGACCACCTGGCCGGGAGCCAGTCCCGAAGAGGTCGAACGGGACATTGTCGACGAACAGGAAAAGCATCTCAAATCCATCGTCGGACTGGTCGAAATGAAGAGCCTGTCGCAAACCGGTTCCGGCGAAATCTACCTGACCTTCCGTACCGGTTCTGATCTGCAGGAGATGCTGGTGCGTACCTCGAACGCATTGCAACAGGTATCCACTTACCCGGAAGACGTCGACGAACCCATCATCAAAACCGTCAACGTATCGGATCGCCCCATCGCCTGGTTTGTCCTGCAACCGCTCCCCGGAATGGAAGACAAGGTGAACGTATATCAATACTACGATTTCACCGTCGATAAAATTAAATCCAAATTCGAACGTATTCCCGGCGTCTCTGAAAGCGAAGTGCGCGGCGGAAGCCCGCTGGAAGTTCAGGTCACTTTTTCGCCCGCCGCCCTTGCAGAGCGCGGCCTGGGAATCTTTGACTTGCGCGAGGCCTTGCGCAACCAAAACCGTAACATCAGCGGCGGCGATTTTGACGAAGGCAAGCGGCGCTACATCATCCGCACGCGCGGCGAGTTTTTCAATCTCGACGAAATCCGAAACGTCATTCTGAAGCAAGAGGGCGGGCGCACAGTTTACGTGCGCGACGTCGCCGAAGTTTCGCTCAGCTACGACGAATTGCGCGATTATGTGCGACACAACGGCCTGCCTGGCATCGCCGTCAACGCGCGCCGGGAAACCGGCTCCAACATTCTCGTCGTCATGAACGAACTCAAGCGGGTTAAGAACGAATTGAACCAGAACGTTCTCGAGCCGATGGGACTTCACCTTGTGCAGACAGCGGATAAAACCGAATACATCACGCGGTCGATTCGCATGGTGCAGATCAATCTCGTCGTCGGCGGTTTTTTTGCAACGCTCATTCTTCTACTGTTTCTGCGCAGTTTTTACGGCACGCTCGTCGTCGCGCTCGCAATCCCTATCAGCGTGATCGGTTCTTTCCTCGTCATCACCCTCATGGGGAGAACCATCAACGTCATCATGCTGGCGGGAATGGCCTTCGCCGTGGGCATGGTGGTCGACGCCTCGATCATCGTCCTCGAAAACATTCACCGGCATCGGCAAATGGGGAAAAGCTCAGGCAGAGCGGCGCTCGACGGAGCCGGAGAAGTCTGGGGCGCCATCTTTGCGACGACTTTGACCACTCTGGTCGTCTTCATCCCGATCCTTTTCATTCAGGACGAGGTCGGTCAGTTGTTCCGCGACATCGCCGTCGCCGTGAGCGCGGCTGTCACCCTGTCGATGATCGTCAGCATTCTGGTCATCCCTTCGCTCAGCCAGAAATTACTGCAATTCGAAACGAAACACGAAGGCGATTCCCAATCCGCTTTCAGCCGGCGCCTGCACAACCTGTTTGGCCTGGTTCCTCTGGCTCTGAAGTTGACCGAAAAATTCATTCAAAGCCTTGACTGGCTGTTTCGTTACCGAAGCCTGCAATGGGCGCTGGTTTTGGTTCTCATCACATTCCCTATCGCCGCATCGTGGAAAATGATGCCCAAAACTGAATACCTGCCGGAAGGCGACCAGAACGTCATCATCGGCATGATGATTCCGCCCCAGGGCTACAACATCAACGAAGCGCACCACCTGGGCGACCAGCTTGAAAAGATATACCGCCCCTATTGGGAAGCGGCGCCGGGAAGCCCCGAAGAAGCGAAGCTCAAAGGCCCCGCCGTGCGCAACTTTCTTTATATCGGCAGTCGCGGGCGCGTCTTCACCGTCGTCAAAGCCAAAGACCCCGAACGTTCGAAGGAATTGATTCCCGTTCTGAAAGAAGAACTCTCTAAAATTCCCGGAGTCATCGCCGTGACCCGGCAACTGTCCTTATTGAGCAGCGCCTTTCGCGGTTCGCGCGGCATTGACATCAATATCATGGGACCGGATCTCAAAAAATTGACGAGCATCACCCAGGACATGTTTTATAAATTAAAGAAATTGATGCCAGGGGCGCAGATTCGCCCGATTCCCGGAATGGAACTGGGACAGCCCCAACTCCAGGTCGTTCCGCGTCTCCTGCAAAGCGCGGAAATGGACATGAAAGTTTCTGAAATTGGTTACTCCGTCGCCGCCTTGATGGACGGCGTGTTCGCCGACGAGGTGTTTCTCGATGCAGATTCTGTTCAGGTTCCCTATCTGCCAAGAGAAGGCATCGACCTGATCCTGCAAAGCAGGGATAAGGACGTGCAAGCCACCCAGGACTTGGAAAAAATGACGGTGTACACGCGGCAGGGCAAAGCGGTTCCCCTTGGCAGTATCGCTCAGGTGTTGGACACGGTCAGCTCGGAACAGATACAGCATTTTGAAAGGGAACGCTCCATCACCCTCGAAGTATCGCCTCCGAACGAAATGCCTCTGGAAGCGGCAATTGATATCGTCCGCCAGCAAATCGTTCTGCCTCTGGAACAAAGCGGAACCTTCACCGGCGGTTATTCGATTCTTCTCACCGGCAACGCCGACAAGCTGGAGAGCACGCGCGAAGCCATGTCCGGCAATTTCATTCTTGCGATCATCATCACTTATCTGCTACTCGCCGTTTTGTTTCAGCACTGGGGATTCCCCCTCATCATCATGCTGAGCGTTCCCCTCGCCGCGGTGGGCGGCATTTTCGGACTCTGGACGCTCAATCGCTTCGTATTTCAACCGCTGGATATTCTGACCATGCTGGGATTTATCATTCTGATCGGCGTGGTGGTGAACAATGCGATTCTTATCATTTATCAAACCCTGCAAAACCAGCGTATCGGGAACATGGAACCGCGTTCAGCAATTCTCGACAGCGTTAAAACCCGCATCCGTCCGATTTTCATGAGCGCCTTCACGAGTATTTTCGGTTTGCTTCCGCTCGTGGTCATCCCCGGCGCCGGGAGCGAAATTTATCGCGGCATTGGCGTCGTCATTCTTTCCGGCCTGTTTGTCAGCACCCTGTTCACTCTCATCCTGATCCCCTGCCTGATGAATCTGTCGAGCAGAAGAACCGCCGAAACTCCGTAA
- a CDS encoding efflux RND transporter periplasmic adaptor subunit, translating to MLNVPLLKSTALLIILQTAFLCNWKTPIAIAAEEKEKSVLVQTEFVKRIAKTNIIELPGTVLPWATTSLGAEIEGRVDEIYVREGDKVRVGDPLIRMRTRPLELQRDFAIAEKNRVVAQLEELKAGSRIEVLAAGQALVEKAQARMQFARNELTRIEKLYKNGVVSVNEFDNAKTLAEESTAEFNERFSQWEELKAGPRIEQIQREEANLQASIAKIKIIEDQIERGSLRSPFNAVVVRKDSEVGQWLEAGDPGLTLAVVDPVRIEINVPQHLFNQIGKGSTGNIHLDTRSVDSSGMKFKGQVVEKISVGNATSRTFPVRLRVDNPKGALAAGMLVQVELESSKPSQQNLFVPKDALVRSPSEIILWVIRSLEDNSLTAEKIRVTPGEAQGNMIAVQIEKGASLKEGDQVVVHGNERMRPDTKVVLTQPAP from the coding sequence ATGCTCAATGTTCCACTGTTAAAATCAACCGCACTGCTCATTATTCTCCAGACCGCGTTCCTCTGTAATTGGAAAACTCCGATCGCCATCGCCGCAGAGGAAAAGGAAAAATCCGTATTAGTGCAAACGGAATTCGTAAAACGCATCGCCAAAACCAATATCATCGAACTGCCCGGCACTGTTCTTCCCTGGGCCACCACTTCGCTGGGAGCAGAAATAGAAGGACGCGTTGATGAAATTTATGTGAGAGAGGGCGACAAGGTTCGAGTAGGGGATCCCCTCATCAGGATGAGAACCCGACCGCTCGAACTCCAGCGCGACTTCGCGATCGCCGAAAAGAACCGCGTGGTCGCTCAATTGGAAGAACTTAAGGCCGGCTCCCGGATCGAAGTCCTTGCCGCCGGACAGGCGCTGGTCGAAAAAGCGCAAGCGCGCATGCAATTTGCCAGAAACGAGTTGACGCGCATCGAAAAACTTTATAAAAACGGCGTCGTCAGCGTCAACGAATTCGACAACGCTAAAACCCTGGCAGAAGAATCGACCGCCGAATTCAACGAACGCTTTTCGCAATGGGAAGAACTCAAAGCCGGTCCGCGTATCGAACAAATCCAGAGAGAAGAAGCCAATCTTCAGGCCTCCATCGCAAAAATTAAAATTATCGAAGATCAAATCGAACGCGGCTCCCTGCGCTCCCCATTCAACGCTGTCGTCGTACGCAAGGACTCCGAAGTCGGGCAGTGGCTGGAGGCGGGCGATCCCGGCCTGACTCTGGCGGTGGTCGATCCCGTTCGCATCGAGATCAACGTTCCCCAGCACCTCTTCAACCAGATCGGCAAGGGTTCGACCGGCAACATTCATCTCGATACGCGAAGCGTCGATTCCAGCGGGATGAAATTCAAAGGACAGGTGGTCGAGAAAATTTCAGTTGGCAATGCCACCTCGCGCACCTTTCCCGTGCGCCTTCGCGTCGACAATCCAAAGGGCGCTCTCGCCGCTGGCATGCTGGTTCAGGTTGAACTCGAATCTTCGAAACCTTCACAACAAAATCTATTCGTTCCCAAGGATGCGTTGGTGCGTTCCCCCAGCGAAATCATTCTGTGGGTGATTCGTTCCCTTGAAGACAATTCCCTGACCGCTGAAAAAATACGGGTGACGCCTGGAGAGGCGCAGGGAAATATGATTGCCGTTCAAATCGAAAAGGGCGCGAGCCTGAAAGAAGGCGATCAGGTGGTGGTTCACGGAAATGAACGCATGAGACCCGACACCAAAGTGGTATTAACCCAACCCGCTCCTTGA
- a CDS encoding HAMP domain-containing protein, with product MKIWHRLFLLLLTMLTLITLSGVVLLQSTRNALQDKIGEEIRLNTQNNLNHIIYSLSSRADEVQALARAIDLVREIQRNKVLKTNSRDHQALIDAMDRDWVENKNTPAISAILNNSISRNFNKYIKYYRKHNGYSVFNELFATNLNGEIVGAAPRTSDYYQADEDWFRAAIASPDPLFSEVIFDESSQSFAINCNIRLHDEQGSPAGVLRAGINLRNIQEMIQSSRSALDYNEVDVFLVDQKGRLLFKSNKGNEFEALDIGALKFGEALNELPPVKQLLAGNSGNSIYERDGVTYFSTHVQPSRQFLHKGLEWMMVVDINLDEVSTPVQHLQKGALLIISATLLVALILGSILVFSILGPLNAVRKASVEIASGNLNARVKTAHSNDEIGQLAESFNIMTDHIRNNTELLEKNVAIRTRELEVALKTAKASNEAKSTFLSNMSHELRTPLNAILGFGQLIEMQTQSEKDSATYEHAQFILKAGRHLLELVNELLNLSQIESGKIEINNEWVNLPQLIDYAKSTLSPLADEKNITIHTTIPAEFDGSIWTDNQRLQQILFNLISNAIKYNTPDGSVFLELKRENNSFFHILVRDTGIGIAPEHQEQIFKPFHRILDKTHTIEGTGVGLAITQKLAELLGGKLGLESGIGKGSLFTVSIPIVDPDDSTID from the coding sequence ATGAAAATCTGGCACCGGCTCTTCCTGCTTCTGTTAACCATGCTAACGCTGATTACGTTATCCGGCGTTGTGCTTTTGCAATCGACAAGAAATGCGTTGCAAGACAAAATAGGAGAAGAAATCCGACTCAACACGCAAAACAATCTGAATCACATCATCTACTCTTTGTCGTCCAGAGCCGACGAAGTTCAAGCCTTGGCCAGAGCCATTGATCTGGTACGGGAAATTCAGCGCAACAAGGTCTTGAAGACAAATTCACGAGATCATCAAGCGCTCATAGATGCGATGGATCGCGACTGGGTAGAAAACAAAAACACTCCCGCTATTTCAGCAATCCTCAACAATTCCATATCCAGGAATTTCAATAAATACATAAAGTATTATCGCAAGCACAATGGCTATTCCGTCTTTAATGAACTCTTCGCAACCAATCTCAACGGGGAGATAGTCGGCGCCGCTCCGCGCACATCAGATTATTATCAGGCGGATGAAGACTGGTTCAGAGCGGCGATAGCTTCCCCCGATCCCCTATTCAGCGAGGTCATCTTTGACGAAAGCTCCCAGTCCTTTGCGATCAACTGCAATATCCGCCTGCACGACGAACAGGGGAGTCCGGCAGGGGTCTTGAGAGCAGGCATCAATTTACGAAATATACAGGAAATGATCCAGTCTTCTCGATCCGCCCTTGACTATAATGAGGTCGACGTCTTTTTAGTGGATCAAAAAGGGCGTTTGCTATTCAAAAGCAACAAAGGAAATGAATTCGAAGCGCTTGATATAGGCGCTTTAAAATTTGGCGAAGCGTTGAATGAGCTTCCGCCCGTCAAGCAACTGCTTGCCGGAAACAGCGGAAACAGCATTTATGAACGAGACGGCGTGACCTATTTCAGCACGCACGTGCAACCCTCTCGACAGTTTCTTCACAAGGGACTGGAGTGGATGATGGTCGTCGACATCAATCTCGACGAAGTGTCAACGCCTGTCCAGCATTTGCAAAAGGGAGCGCTCCTCATCATCTCCGCCACCCTGCTGGTCGCTTTGATCTTAGGCTCTATTCTGGTCTTTTCTATTCTTGGCCCTCTCAACGCCGTGCGTAAAGCCAGCGTAGAAATCGCTTCCGGCAATCTCAACGCACGGGTAAAAACGGCTCATTCTAATGACGAAATAGGCCAGTTAGCCGAATCATTCAATATCATGACGGATCATATCCGTAATAATACCGAACTTCTGGAAAAGAACGTGGCGATACGGACCCGGGAACTTGAAGTCGCTCTAAAAACCGCAAAGGCCTCAAATGAAGCAAAATCGACGTTTCTATCCAATATGAGTCATGAACTGAGAACGCCTCTCAACGCGATCCTCGGCTTTGGTCAACTCATAGAAATGCAAACTCAAAGTGAAAAAGACTCCGCCACCTACGAGCATGCCCAATTTATTTTGAAAGCGGGCCGACATTTACTGGAACTGGTCAACGAACTGCTCAATCTATCCCAAATCGAATCAGGAAAAATCGAAATCAACAACGAATGGGTGAACCTGCCCCAGCTCATAGATTATGCAAAATCCACATTGTCTCCTCTGGCGGACGAAAAAAATATTACCATCCATACCACCATCCCTGCTGAGTTTGACGGATCGATCTGGACGGATAATCAACGCTTGCAACAAATCCTTTTCAACCTGATTTCAAACGCTATCAAATACAATACGCCCGACGGTTCCGTGTTTCTCGAGTTGAAAAGAGAGAACAACTCTTTTTTTCACATCCTCGTTCGCGACACAGGTATCGGAATCGCTCCGGAACATCAGGAACAAATTTTTAAACCCTTCCACCGCATCCTGGATAAAACTCACACCATCGAAGGAACCGGAGTCGGACTGGCGATCACCCAAAAGCTGGCGGAACTTTTGGGTGGAAAACTTGGACTTGAAAGTGGGATAGGCAAGGGAAGCCTGTTCACAGTCAGCATCCCCATCGTCGATCCTGACGATTCAACAATAGATTAG
- a CDS encoding ABC transporter substrate-binding protein, whose translation MIFIWLVLGSLLFAPRAFAADSHTIKFSTLAPEGSSWMIAMRELAKEASKASEGRLKFKFYPGGVSGDEKDVIRKMRIGQLHSAGFTGVGLGEILREVRVLDLPFLFESEEEIVRVYDGMTEYFAEQFEGQGYVLLGWVPVGWVHFFSVEKIASIDDLKRARPWMWAGDPLVNAMYKAMNVSPIPLSINDVLMSLQTRMVDTVYSSPQGALALQWFSKVRYMTRYHMGYATGGVLMTKRAFDRLPDDLKKILKDLSAKRLKALTQTIHDENLESIRVMQENGVKMMEIASPEASETFRQAGKKARQMLTGDLFSEETLRRVESLIGAAR comes from the coding sequence ATGATTTTTATATGGCTGGTTCTTGGCTCTTTGTTGTTCGCCCCGCGCGCATTTGCGGCAGATTCGCACACTATCAAGTTTTCCACCCTCGCTCCCGAAGGTTCTTCCTGGATGATCGCCATGCGCGAGCTTGCGAAAGAGGCTTCGAAGGCGTCGGAGGGCCGATTGAAGTTTAAATTTTATCCGGGCGGGGTGTCCGGCGATGAGAAGGACGTCATTCGAAAAATGCGCATCGGGCAGTTGCATTCCGCCGGTTTCACCGGCGTGGGGTTGGGGGAAATCCTGCGCGAAGTCCGGGTTCTGGATTTGCCGTTTTTGTTTGAGTCAGAAGAAGAGATTGTTCGGGTTTACGATGGTATGACGGAATATTTCGCCGAACAATTTGAAGGCCAGGGTTATGTCTTGCTGGGATGGGTTCCCGTCGGCTGGGTGCATTTTTTTTCAGTTGAAAAGATCGCGTCCATCGACGACCTGAAGAGGGCGCGTCCCTGGATGTGGGCGGGTGATCCGCTGGTCAACGCCATGTACAAGGCGATGAATGTCTCCCCGATTCCGCTATCCATCAACGATGTGTTGATGTCCTTGCAGACCCGCATGGTGGATACGGTGTATTCTTCGCCACAGGGCGCGTTGGCCTTGCAATGGTTTTCCAAGGTCCGGTACATGACGCGCTATCATATGGGTTACGCGACGGGCGGAGTCCTCATGACCAAGCGGGCTTTTGATCGACTCCCTGACGATTTGAAAAAGATTTTGAAAGACCTGAGCGCCAAACGTCTGAAAGCGCTCACTCAGACGATTCATGATGAGAATCTTGAATCGATCCGGGTCATGCAGGAAAACGGCGTGAAGATGATGGAGATTGCGTCCCCTGAAGCGAGCGAAACTTTCCGGCAAGCGGGAAAAAAGGCGCGACAAATGCTGACCGGAGATTTGTTTTCAGAGGAAACGTTGCGCCGGGTGGAATCTTTGATCGGCGCGGCGCGTTAA
- a CDS encoding AMP-binding protein, translated as MNGHNIGGLIDRFAEETPDRDAIIVPHKKQSISFSALQRESDAIACGLIRKGLEKGDRVLVMTPFGIEFMAITFALFRAGLTPSLIDPGMGRKHILKCITETQPAAMIASPLAHIIRRFFPAPFQSVRHFITVGNTWLCGGVSLQKIKQEGSQPVDLPITQPDDPAAILFTSGSTGPPKGACYTHGMFLQQTQLLQSAYDIQAGQTDLPTFPLFALFGIGLGMTAIIPDMDFTRPAKADPQRITRLIQERNIDSSFGSPALWNTVARYCQANKVSLPGLKRILIAGAPVPGSLLKRFDDFLSEDCRVFTPYGATEALPVASIERREILNETWQRSEEGEGVCVGRPVEGMQFSVIRISDDPIEEWSSELLAPEGEVGELVAKAPWVTQAYFNRPEATRLSKIKDGDRFRHRMGDLGRQDASGRIWFYGRKSQRVVCESRTIYTIPCEAIFNRHPQVRRSALVGVGEWGKQTPLIIIELEPSSSPVNRNALRAELLELARRYPASDSIRQVLFYPEFPVDIRHNAKIFREQLAKWAETQGPQDSSA; from the coding sequence ATGAACGGACACAATATCGGCGGACTCATCGACCGCTTTGCCGAAGAAACGCCGGACCGAGACGCGATCATCGTTCCGCATAAGAAGCAGAGCATCAGCTTTTCCGCCTTGCAAAGGGAAAGCGACGCCATCGCCTGCGGTTTGATACGCAAAGGGCTTGAAAAAGGCGACCGGGTACTTGTCATGACGCCTTTCGGAATCGAATTCATGGCGATCACCTTCGCTCTGTTTCGCGCCGGTCTGACGCCTTCTTTGATCGACCCCGGCATGGGCCGCAAGCACATCCTCAAATGCATTACGGAAACGCAACCCGCCGCGATGATCGCCTCGCCCCTGGCCCATATCATCCGCAGATTCTTTCCCGCTCCGTTCCAGTCGGTTCGACATTTCATCACCGTGGGAAACACCTGGCTTTGCGGCGGGGTCTCCTTGCAGAAAATCAAACAAGAAGGCTCGCAACCGGTGGACCTGCCAATCACACAGCCGGACGATCCGGCGGCGATTTTGTTCACCAGCGGAAGCACCGGGCCGCCCAAGGGCGCCTGTTACACGCATGGCATGTTCCTTCAGCAAACCCAACTCTTGCAATCGGCCTACGACATACAAGCCGGGCAAACGGACCTGCCCACCTTTCCCCTGTTCGCTTTGTTTGGGATCGGTCTGGGGATGACGGCGATCATTCCTGATATGGATTTCACGCGGCCCGCAAAAGCGGACCCACAGCGCATCACCCGTTTGATTCAGGAGCGAAATATCGATAGCAGTTTTGGCTCGCCGGCGCTTTGGAATACCGTCGCCAGATACTGTCAGGCGAACAAGGTTTCTTTGCCCGGCCTGAAACGGATTCTTATCGCGGGCGCGCCCGTTCCCGGATCGCTACTCAAGCGTTTCGATGATTTTTTGTCTGAGGACTGTCGCGTCTTTACGCCTTATGGCGCAACCGAAGCGCTGCCCGTGGCTTCGATCGAACGCAGAGAAATTTTGAACGAAACCTGGCAACGCTCGGAAGAAGGCGAAGGGGTCTGCGTCGGTCGTCCTGTGGAAGGAATGCAGTTTTCAGTCATCAGGATCAGCGACGATCCCATTGAAGAATGGAGTTCGGAGTTGCTCGCGCCGGAAGGAGAGGTCGGGGAACTGGTTGCCAAAGCGCCCTGGGTGACGCAGGCCTATTTCAATCGCCCCGAGGCCACGCGTTTATCCAAGATAAAAGACGGGGATCGTTTTCGCCATCGCATGGGCGATCTGGGAAGGCAGGACGCCTCGGGTCGCATCTGGTTTTACGGACGCAAGAGCCAGCGCGTGGTCTGTGAATCCAGAACAATTTACACCATCCCCTGCGAGGCGATTTTCAATCGCCATCCGCAAGTTCGGCGTTCCGCGCTGGTCGGCGTCGGCGAGTGGGGAAAGCAAACGCCCCTCATCATCATAGAACTGGAACCTTCATCCAGCCCCGTAAACCGCAACGCGCTCCGCGCCGAACTGCTCGAACTGGCCCGGCGCTACCCGGCGTCGGACTCGATCCGGCAGGTTCTGTTTTACCCCGAATTTCCCGTCGATATTCGCCACAACGCCAAAATATTTCGCGAACAACTGGCGAAATGGGCGGAGACTCAAGGACCTCAGGATTCCAGCGCTTGA
- a CDS encoding DUF2065 domain-containing protein — protein sequence MGLFLTAIGLMMVFEGIPYFSCPSKVKEFAKKIPELENGLLRVIGLILMSLGLGIVYLGRSMIDNG from the coding sequence ATGGGCTTGTTTTTGACCGCCATAGGCTTGATGATGGTTTTTGAAGGAATTCCCTATTTTTCCTGTCCATCCAAAGTCAAGGAATTCGCAAAGAAAATTCCCGAACTGGAAAACGGTTTACTGAGAGTCATCGGATTGATCCTCATGAGCCTGGGTTTGGGAATCGTATACCTCGGGAGGTCGATGATCGACAATGGTTAG
- a CDS encoding DegQ family serine endoprotease has product MNFKSVKRLAIGFIAILLSFPITMGGSPIIPHPGFDAQALSASNGQLSTNLFVEIAKKENPAVVNVSTRAKSNGPERRMRPPSPRSPSPSPDRDPFKDFYDKFFGERNEPRPKSGMGSGFLIDADGHILTNYHVVEGAEEITVLLEDDKEYTATLIGSDPKTDIALIKVDQEEGKEVKFPFLKMGNSENLEVGEWVVAIGNPFGLSHTVTVGVVSALGRSIGAGPYDEFIQTDASINPGNSGGPLINIDGDVIGINTAIISGNTGGNVGIGFAIPINIAKNILKDLKEKGSVTRGWLGVMIQKITPDLAKSFGLESSDGALVGDVIPGGPADKAGVKRGDVIVKFNGEDIKEMDSLPKVVANTNPNSVVDVIVIRNGEEKTLRVTIEVLKDSTEVQVASKDPLGMQTQDITPELAQSLQLDVTEGILVSDVTPGEPAAEAGVRRGDVITEMNRAPIKNLDDYNRLKATLQPGKSALFLVKRGGNTIYIAVRIGG; this is encoded by the coding sequence ATGAATTTTAAAAGCGTTAAGCGGTTAGCAATCGGGTTCATCGCCATATTACTGTCTTTCCCCATCACGATGGGTGGATCGCCGATCATCCCTCATCCGGGGTTTGATGCGCAGGCGTTGAGCGCCAGTAACGGACAATTGAGCACCAACTTGTTTGTGGAAATTGCCAAAAAGGAAAATCCGGCGGTTGTGAACGTGAGCACGCGGGCGAAGTCCAATGGCCCCGAGCGCCGAATGCGTCCGCCGTCTCCCCGATCTCCTTCCCCGTCTCCGGATCGTGATCCCTTCAAGGATTTTTACGACAAGTTTTTTGGCGAAAGAAACGAGCCTCGCCCTAAGAGCGGCATGGGTTCCGGTTTCCTGATTGACGCGGACGGTCACATTCTGACGAACTACCATGTGGTGGAAGGCGCAGAAGAGATCACCGTTCTTCTGGAAGACGACAAGGAATACACGGCGACCTTGATTGGCTCGGATCCGAAGACGGACATCGCGCTGATCAAAGTCGATCAGGAAGAAGGAAAAGAAGTTAAATTTCCGTTTTTGAAGATGGGAAATTCTGAAAATCTGGAAGTCGGCGAGTGGGTGGTGGCGATCGGTAATCCCTTCGGCCTCAGCCACACCGTTACGGTTGGCGTTGTCAGCGCGTTGGGACGAAGCATTGGAGCCGGTCCTTATGATGAGTTCATTCAAACCGACGCCTCGATCAATCCCGGCAACAGCGGCGGTCCCTTGATCAATATCGACGGCGACGTGATCGGCATCAACACCGCGATCATTTCCGGAAATACCGGCGGCAACGTGGGCATCGGTTTTGCGATTCCCATCAACATTGCAAAGAATATTCTTAAAGACCTGAAAGAAAAAGGTTCGGTCACACGCGGTTGGCTGGGCGTTATGATTCAGAAGATCACCCCGGATCTGGCCAAGTCCTTTGGGCTTGAAAGCAGCGACGGCGCGCTGGTTGGCGACGTGATTCCCGGCGGTCCTGCGGACAAGGCGGGCGTCAAACGCGGCGACGTGATCGTTAAATTCAACGGCGAGGACATTAAGGAAATGGATTCGCTTCCTAAAGTCGTCGCCAACACCAATCCGAACAGCGTGGTCGATGTGATCGTGATTCGCAACGGCGAAGAGAAAACCTTGCGCGTGACGATTGAAGTTTTGAAAGACAGCACGGAAGTTCAAGTAGCTTCGAAGGATCCGCTTGGAATGCAAACTCAGGACATCACTCCTGAACTGGCGCAAAGCCTGCAACTGGACGTTACGGAAGGCATTCTGGTATCGGATGTCACTCCTGGCGAGCCGGCGGCTGAGGCGGGAGTACGACGCGGCGACGTGATCACTGAAATGAACCGGGCTCCGATCAAGAATCTGGACGATTACAACCGGTTGAAGGCCACCTTGCAACCGGGCAAGTCGGCTCTGTTCCTCGTCAAGCGCGGCGGCAACACGATCTATATTGCCGTTCGCATTGGCGGATAA